From Halichoerus grypus chromosome 6, mHalGry1.hap1.1, whole genome shotgun sequence, one genomic window encodes:
- the SNU13 gene encoding NHP2-like protein 1 isoform X1 yields MSLPLTSLYVTSCFPAGGSFLCPCGIGQETTGTDAMTEADVNPKAYPLADAHLTKKLLDLVQQSCNYKQLRKGANEATKTLNRGISEFIVMAADAEPLEIILHLPLLCEDKNVPYVFVRSKQALGRACGVSRPVIACSVTIKEGSQLKQQIQSIQQSIERLLV; encoded by the exons ATGTCACTTCCGCTGACGTCACTCTATGTCACTTCCTGCTTCCCTGCGGGTGGGTCATTTCTGTGTCCTTGCGGTATCGGGCAGGAGACCACCGGGACAGACGCAATG ACTGAAGCTGACGTAAATCCAAAGGCCTACCCCCTCGCAGACGCCCACCTCACCAAGAAACTACTGGACCTTGTTCAGCAGTCATGTAACTACAAGCAGCTTCGGAAAGGAGCCAATGAAG CCACCAAAACCCTCAACAGAGGCATCTCTGAGTTCATCGTGATGGCTGCAGACGCTGAGCCCCTGGAGATCATCCTGCACCTTCCACTGCTATGTGAGGATAAGAATGTGCCCTACGTGTTTGTGCGCTCCAAGCAGGCCCTCGGGCGGGCCTGCGGGGTTTCCAGGCCTGTCATCGCCTGTTCTGTCACCATCAAAGAAGGCTCACAGCTGAAGCAGCAGATCCAGTCTATTCAGCAGTCCATTGAAAGGCTCTTAGTCTAA
- the SNU13 gene encoding NHP2-like protein 1 isoform X2 yields the protein MTEADVNPKAYPLADAHLTKKLLDLVQQSCNYKQLRKGANEATKTLNRGISEFIVMAADAEPLEIILHLPLLCEDKNVPYVFVRSKQALGRACGVSRPVIACSVTIKEGSQLKQQIQSIQQSIERLLV from the exons ATG ACTGAAGCTGACGTAAATCCAAAGGCCTACCCCCTCGCAGACGCCCACCTCACCAAGAAACTACTGGACCTTGTTCAGCAGTCATGTAACTACAAGCAGCTTCGGAAAGGAGCCAATGAAG CCACCAAAACCCTCAACAGAGGCATCTCTGAGTTCATCGTGATGGCTGCAGACGCTGAGCCCCTGGAGATCATCCTGCACCTTCCACTGCTATGTGAGGATAAGAATGTGCCCTACGTGTTTGTGCGCTCCAAGCAGGCCCTCGGGCGGGCCTGCGGGGTTTCCAGGCCTGTCATCGCCTGTTCTGTCACCATCAAAGAAGGCTCACAGCTGAAGCAGCAGATCCAGTCTATTCAGCAGTCCATTGAAAGGCTCTTAGTCTAA